One window from the genome of Pseudanabaena yagii GIHE-NHR1 encodes:
- a CDS encoding SpoIID/LytB domain-containing protein, with protein sequence MLKTLGIIRQTVIVTVCSLTLTAGELVQAQTETNPILKIGIVQRFGERPQDRLTIQAPSGGKLTLTFPSADGKSTQTLTSDRFVIEIASQPLTQPILEEKLVLSNHRSFENAAASAFHWNEKGVQTEIAQPRRWQVWAKRDVYDSMLLRYLMFYTLRSQGNVTVQLDRRILPQKEIASWTVGDFKYNRDRLDVSSSSGIVEVTYQRESKAEISNRPYAGTLKLQPNAHQSFTLVNNVPLETYVRGVVPHEIGYNAPYPAVQAQAILARTYALASLQRFKADDYELCANTQCQVYRGLENTTEVADRAVADTRGLVLTYNNRVIDALYSSTTGGITANYNDLWDGTPRPYLQSVLDLANRPENQRSADISDNKNLKAFLDRQEGFNEVGWRTLRWRKSGSLDELQISLKKFLRFSGDTSTNFNAIKQLQVTKRSPSGRVLEMEVTTDTGKIYVKKDEIIDAFDPPDSTFFSLEPIYKEQGKEKVLTGYTFIGGGLGHGVGMSQTGSYNLARMGFTYDRILNFYYTNTQLQKLRPEHYQ encoded by the coding sequence ATGCTAAAAACTCTCGGTATTATTCGTCAAACTGTAATTGTGACTGTTTGTTCGTTGACGCTGACTGCTGGTGAACTGGTACAAGCTCAAACTGAAACTAATCCCATTTTAAAGATTGGGATCGTACAACGTTTTGGGGAAAGACCACAGGATCGGCTCACAATTCAAGCGCCATCAGGCGGGAAACTCACCCTCACCTTTCCGTCAGCCGATGGCAAAAGTACCCAAACCTTAACTAGCGATCGCTTTGTAATCGAAATTGCTTCACAGCCCTTAACCCAACCAATCCTCGAAGAAAAGTTGGTTCTCAGTAATCATCGCAGTTTTGAGAATGCTGCTGCCAGTGCCTTTCATTGGAATGAGAAGGGAGTGCAAACGGAAATTGCTCAACCTAGACGCTGGCAAGTCTGGGCAAAGCGAGATGTCTATGATTCAATGCTATTGCGCTATTTAATGTTTTATACCCTGCGATCGCAAGGCAATGTCACCGTCCAACTGGATCGCCGCATCCTGCCACAAAAAGAGATCGCTTCATGGACAGTGGGCGACTTCAAATATAATCGCGATCGTCTTGATGTGAGCAGCAGTTCGGGAATTGTGGAAGTTACCTATCAGCGCGAGAGTAAAGCGGAAATTAGTAATCGTCCCTATGCTGGCACACTCAAGCTCCAACCCAATGCCCATCAAAGTTTTACCCTTGTTAATAACGTTCCTTTAGAAACCTATGTGCGCGGAGTCGTTCCCCATGAAATTGGCTATAACGCTCCCTATCCTGCGGTGCAAGCCCAAGCGATTTTGGCAAGAACCTATGCTCTAGCCAGTTTACAAAGATTTAAGGCAGATGACTATGAGCTTTGCGCCAACACTCAATGCCAAGTTTATCGCGGTTTAGAAAATACCACTGAAGTTGCCGATCGCGCTGTAGCCGATACCAGAGGCTTAGTTTTGACCTATAACAATCGGGTGATTGATGCTCTCTATTCCTCAACAACGGGAGGAATTACCGCCAACTATAATGATCTGTGGGATGGCACACCCCGCCCCTATCTCCAATCAGTATTGGATCTTGCTAATCGTCCTGAAAATCAGCGATCAGCAGATATCTCTGACAATAAGAATTTAAAAGCATTTCTAGATCGACAAGAAGGATTTAATGAAGTTGGGTGGCGGACGCTCCGTTGGCGCAAAAGTGGCTCACTGGATGAATTACAAATATCCTTGAAAAAGTTTTTGCGATTCTCAGGTGATACCTCTACCAACTTCAATGCAATTAAACAACTGCAAGTAACTAAGCGATCGCCTTCAGGTCGTGTCCTAGAAATGGAAGTCACCACGGATACAGGCAAAATCTATGTCAAAAAAGATGAAATCATTGATGCCTTCGATCCACCCGATAGCACTTTCTTTAGCCTAGAGCCAATCTATAAAGAACAAGGCAAAGAGAAAGTTTTAACTGGATACACCTTCATTGGCGGTGGCTTGGGACATGGTGTAGGCATGAGCCAAACAGGTTCCTATAATCTGGCACGGATGGGATTTACTTACGATCGCATTCTCAACTTCTATTACACCAATACCCAATTACAAAAATTGCGTCCTGAGCATTATCAATAA
- a CDS encoding branched-chain amino acid ABC transporter permease, producing MLEVLQSTIDGIAVGSIIALAAVGLTLTYGILRLANFAHGDILTLGAYLAFLANTTLKLDIWLSIALGSGISIAIVLLCEKILWQPLRAKRATATTMMIVSIGLALVIRNAIVLAWGAKPQKYNLPTFPAIDVFGLAITRNKIVVIVAAIAVIAGLYYLLQNTKIGKAMRAVADNPELAKVAGINVNAVILWTWVIAGGMTAFGGSMYGLITNLRPNMGWFLILPMFAAVILGGIGNPYGAIAGALIVGISQEVATTCPAALGELQKYCIGTDYKLGVGLVIMILVLLFKPQGLFKGTI from the coding sequence ATGCTGGAAGTCCTGCAATCAACCATTGATGGTATCGCTGTCGGCAGCATTATTGCCCTTGCCGCAGTTGGTTTAACGCTCACCTATGGCATCTTGCGCCTTGCCAACTTCGCCCATGGCGACATTCTCACCCTCGGTGCATATCTTGCCTTTCTCGCCAATACCACCCTCAAACTTGATATTTGGCTATCGATCGCTTTGGGTAGTGGTATCTCTATCGCCATAGTCTTACTTTGCGAAAAAATCCTCTGGCAGCCATTACGGGCTAAACGCGCTACTGCAACCACGATGATGATCGTTTCCATTGGTTTAGCACTGGTGATTCGTAATGCGATCGTTCTTGCTTGGGGCGCAAAACCACAGAAATATAATTTGCCAACTTTCCCAGCGATTGACGTATTTGGCTTAGCAATCACCCGCAATAAAATCGTGGTCATCGTGGCAGCGATCGCTGTAATTGCAGGACTTTACTATCTACTCCAAAACACCAAAATCGGTAAAGCGATGCGAGCAGTTGCCGATAACCCTGAACTTGCCAAGGTTGCAGGTATTAATGTCAATGCCGTGATTTTATGGACATGGGTAATTGCGGGAGGCATGACTGCTTTTGGTGGCAGTATGTATGGACTAATTACCAACTTGCGCCCAAATATGGGTTGGTTCTTGATTTTGCCCATGTTTGCGGCAGTAATTTTGGGCGGTATTGGTAATCCCTATGGTGCGATTGCAGGGGCATTGATCGTCGGTATTTCCCAAGAGGTGGCGACGACCTGTCCAGCAGCGTTAGGTGAATTACAAAAATACTGTATTGGCACTGACTACAAGCTAGGTGTAGGTCTAGTGATTATGATTTTAGTGTTACTTTTCAAGCCGCAAGGATTATTTAAAGGTACGATTTAA